One window of the Saccopteryx leptura isolate mSacLep1 chromosome 9, mSacLep1_pri_phased_curated, whole genome shotgun sequence genome contains the following:
- the LOC136380702 gene encoding cytochrome P450 2A13-like, with protein MMVSGLLLVALLACLTIMVLMSVWRQKTSWGKLPPGPPALPFIGNYLQLNTEQMYNSLMKISECYGPVFTVYLGRRPVVVLCGYEAVKEALLDQAEEFSGRGMQATFDWLFKEHGVVFSSGERSKQLRRFSITTLRDFGMGKRGIQERIQEEAGFLIEALQGTRGDYIDPTFFLSRTISNVISSIVFGDRFDYEDKEFLSMLSMMLGSFQFTATPTGQLYELFYYVMKHLPGPQQQAFKELKALEDFITKKVEQNQRTLDPNSPRNFIDSFLIHMQEEQKNPNTEFNVKNLVMTALSLFFAGTETVSTTLRYGFLLLMKHPDVEAKVHEEIDRVIGKNRQPKFEDRAKMPYTEAVIHEIQRFVDMIPMGVARRVTKDTRFRDFILPKGIEVFPMLGSVLKDSKFFSSPRDFNPQHFLDEKGQFKKNDAFVPFSIGKRYCLGEALARMELFLFLTVIMQNFRFKSPQSPQDIDVSPKHVGFATIPPTYTMRFLPR; from the exons ATGATGGTCTCAGGGCTGCTTCTGGTGGCTTTGCTGGCCTGCCTGACTATTATGGTCTTAATGTCTGTCTGGCGGCAAAAGACATCCTGGGGAAAGCTGCCTCCTGGTCCACCTGCATTGCCCTTCATCGGGAACTACCTGCAGCTGAACACAGAGCAGATGTACAACTCCCTCATGAAG ATCAGTGAATGCTATGGTCCAGTGTTCACGGTCTACCTGGGCCGACGGCCAGTTGTGGTGCTGTGTGGATATGAGGCTGTGAAGGAGGCTCTGTTGGACCAGGCAGAGGAATTCAGTGGGCGAGGCATGCAGGCCACCTTTGACTGGCTCTTCAAAGAACATG GTGTGGTGTTCAGCAGTGGAGAACGCTCTAAGCAGCTCCGTCGGTTCTCTATCACCACGCTTCGGGACTTCGGCATGGGCAAGCGAGGCATCCAGGAGCGCATCCAGGAGGAAGCAGGCTTCCTCATTGAGGCCCTTCAGGGAACACGTG GTGACTACATCGATCCTACCTTCTTCTTGAGCCGAACCATCTCCAATGTCATTAGCTCCATTGTGTTTGGAGATCGCTTTGACTATGAGGACAAAGAGTTCCTGTCAATGCTGAGCATGATGCTGGGAAGCTTCCAGTTCACAGCTACACCCACAGGACAG CTCTATGAGTTGTTCTACTATGTGATGAAACACTTGCCAGGACCACAGCAACAGGCATTTAAGGAGCTGAAGGCATTGGAGGACTTTATAACCAAGAAGGTGGAGCAGAATCAACGTACACTGGATCCCAACTCCCCTCGGAACTTCATTGACTCCTTCCTCATCCATATGCAGGAG GAACAGAAGAATCCCAACACAGAGTTCAATGTGAAGAACCTGGTGATGACGGCACTTAGCCTTTTCTTTGCGGGTACCGAGACAGTCAGCACAACCCTTCGTTATGGTTTCCTGCTGCTCATGAAGCACCCAGATGTGGAGG ccaaggtccatgaggaGATTGACCGGGTGATTGGCAAGAACCGTCAGCCCAAGTTTGAAGACCGCGCCAAGATGCCCTACACAGAGGCGGTGATCCACGAGATCCAAAGATTTGTAGACATGATCCCCATGGGAGTGGCCCGCAGAGTCACCAAGGACACCAGGTTTCGGGATTTCATCCTCCCCAAG GGCATTGAAGTGTTTCCTATGCTGGGCTCCGTGCTAAAAGACTCCAAGTTCTTCTCCAGTCCTAGAGATTTCAACCCCCAGCATTTCCTAGACGAGAAGGGGCAGTTTAAGAAGAATGATGCTTTTGTGCCCTTCTCCATTG GAAAGCGCTACTGCTTGGGAGAAGCACTGGCTAGAATGgaactctttctcttcctcactgTCATCATGCAGAACTTCCGCTTCAAGTCCCCTCAGTCACCCCAGGACATCGATGTGTCTCCCAAACACGTGGGCTTTGCCACCATCCCACCAACCTACACCATGAGATTCCTGCCCCGCTGA